A single region of the Gopherus evgoodei ecotype Sinaloan lineage chromosome 3, rGopEvg1_v1.p, whole genome shotgun sequence genome encodes:
- the PCBP2 gene encoding poly(rC)-binding protein 2 isoform X7 codes for MDTGVIEGGLNVTLTIRLLMHGKEVGSIIGKKGESVKKMREESGARINISEGNCPERIITLAGPTNAIFKAFAMIIDKLEEDISSSMTNSTAASRPPVTLRLVVPASQCGSLIGKGGCKIKEIRESTGAQVQVAGDMLPNSTERAITIAGIPQSIIECVKQICVVMLESPPKGVTIPYRPKPSSSPVIFAGGQDRYSSGSASYPHTAPSMCLNSDLEGPPQELTKLHQLAMQQSHFPMSHGNTGFSGLDASAQTTSHELTIPNDLIGCIIGRQGAKINEIRQMSGAQIKIANPVEGSTDRQVTITGSAASISLAQYLINVRLSSETGGMGSS; via the exons ATGGACACCGGTGTTATTGAAGGTGGTTTAAATGTCACACTTACCATTCGACTACTTATGCATGGAAAG GAGGTTGGGAGCATCATTGGGAAG AAAGGAGAATCTGTAAAGAAGATGCGTGAAGAG AGTGGTGCCCGCATTAACATCTCAGAAGGGAACTGCCCAGAACGGATCATCACTCTTGCTGGACCGACCAATGCCATCTTCAAAGCATTTGCTATGATCATTGACAAACTGGAAGAG GACATCAGCAGCTCGATGACCAACAGCACAGCTGCCAGCAGGCCTCCTGTCACCCTGAGACTTGTGGTACCTGCCAGCCAGTGTGGCTCCCTCATTGGAAAAGGAGGCTGCAAGATCAAGGAGATAAGAGAG AGCACGGGGGCGCAGGTCCAGGTGGCAGGAGACATGCTGCCCAACTCGACTGAGAGAGCTATCACCATTGCTGGGATACCGCAGTCCATCATCGAGTGCGTCAAACAGATCTGTGTGGTCATGCTGGAG TCTCCCCCGAAGGGTGTTACCATCCCATACCGACCCAAGCCATCCAGCTCTCCGGTCATCTTTGCAGGCGGTCAG gacaggtacagcagcggcAGTGCAAGCTACCCCCACACCGCCCCATCAATGTGCCTCAActctgacctggagggaccacCTCAAGAG cTGACCAAGCTGCACCAGTTGGCAATGCAACAGTCACACTTTCCAATGTCTCATGGCAACACTGGATTCAGTG GTTTGGATGCATCTGCTCAAACTACTTCTCATGAACTCACCATTCCAAATGAT TTGATTGGCTGCATCATTGGGCGTCAAGGCGCCAAAATCAATGAGATCCGCCAGATGTCTGGGGCGCAGATCAAGATTGCCAATCCAGTGGAAGGATCTACTGACAGGCAGGTTACCATAACTGGATCTGCAGCCAGCATTAGCCTGGCCCAGTATCTAATTAATGTCAG
- the PCBP2 gene encoding poly(rC)-binding protein 2 isoform X9: MDTGVIEGGLNVTLTIRLLMHGKEVGSIIGKKGESVKKMREESGARINISEGNCPERIITLAGPTNAIFKAFAMIIDKLEEDISSSMTNSTAASRPPVTLRLVVPASQCGSLIGKGGCKIKEIRESTGAQVQVAGDMLPNSTERAITIAGIPQSIIECVKQICVVMLESPPKGVTIPYRPKPSSSPVIFAGGQAYTIQGQYAIPQPDLTKLHQLAMQQSHFPMSHGNTGFSAGLDASAQTTSHELTIPNDLIGCIIGRQGAKINEIRQMSGAQIKIANPVEGSTDRQVTITGSAASISLAQYLINVRLSSETGGMGSS; the protein is encoded by the exons ATGGACACCGGTGTTATTGAAGGTGGTTTAAATGTCACACTTACCATTCGACTACTTATGCATGGAAAG GAGGTTGGGAGCATCATTGGGAAG AAAGGAGAATCTGTAAAGAAGATGCGTGAAGAG AGTGGTGCCCGCATTAACATCTCAGAAGGGAACTGCCCAGAACGGATCATCACTCTTGCTGGACCGACCAATGCCATCTTCAAAGCATTTGCTATGATCATTGACAAACTGGAAGAG GACATCAGCAGCTCGATGACCAACAGCACAGCTGCCAGCAGGCCTCCTGTCACCCTGAGACTTGTGGTACCTGCCAGCCAGTGTGGCTCCCTCATTGGAAAAGGAGGCTGCAAGATCAAGGAGATAAGAGAG AGCACGGGGGCGCAGGTCCAGGTGGCAGGAGACATGCTGCCCAACTCGACTGAGAGAGCTATCACCATTGCTGGGATACCGCAGTCCATCATCGAGTGCGTCAAACAGATCTGTGTGGTCATGCTGGAG TCTCCCCCGAAGGGTGTTACCATCCCATACCGACCCAAGCCATCCAGCTCTCCGGTCATCTTTGCAGGCGGTCAG GCCTATACCATTCAAGGACAGTATGCCATTCCACAGCCAGAT cTGACCAAGCTGCACCAGTTGGCAATGCAACAGTCACACTTTCCAATGTCTCATGGCAACACTGGATTCAGTG CAGGTTTGGATGCATCTGCTCAAACTACTTCTCATGAACTCACCATTCCAAATGAT TTGATTGGCTGCATCATTGGGCGTCAAGGCGCCAAAATCAATGAGATCCGCCAGATGTCTGGGGCGCAGATCAAGATTGCCAATCCAGTGGAAGGATCTACTGACAGGCAGGTTACCATAACTGGATCTGCAGCCAGCATTAGCCTGGCCCAGTATCTAATTAATGTCAG
- the PCBP2 gene encoding poly(rC)-binding protein 2 isoform X2, producing MDTGVIEGGLNVTLTIRLLMHGKEVGSIIGKKGESVKKMREESGARINISEGNCPERIITLAGPTNAIFKAFAMIIDKLEEDISSSMTNSTAASRPPVTLRLVVPASQCGSLIGKGGCKIKEIRESTGAQVQVAGDMLPNSTERAITIAGIPQSIIECVKQICVVMLESPPKGVTIPYRPKPSSSPVIFAGGQDRYSSGSASYPHTAPSMCLNSDLEGPPQEAYTIQGQYAIPQPDLTKLHQLAMQQSHFPMSHGNTGFSGIESSSPEVKGYWGLDASAQTTSHELTIPNDLIGCIIGRQGAKINEIRQMSGAQIKIANPVEGSTDRQVTITGSAASISLAQYLINVRLSSETGGMGSS from the exons ATGGACACCGGTGTTATTGAAGGTGGTTTAAATGTCACACTTACCATTCGACTACTTATGCATGGAAAG GAGGTTGGGAGCATCATTGGGAAG AAAGGAGAATCTGTAAAGAAGATGCGTGAAGAG AGTGGTGCCCGCATTAACATCTCAGAAGGGAACTGCCCAGAACGGATCATCACTCTTGCTGGACCGACCAATGCCATCTTCAAAGCATTTGCTATGATCATTGACAAACTGGAAGAG GACATCAGCAGCTCGATGACCAACAGCACAGCTGCCAGCAGGCCTCCTGTCACCCTGAGACTTGTGGTACCTGCCAGCCAGTGTGGCTCCCTCATTGGAAAAGGAGGCTGCAAGATCAAGGAGATAAGAGAG AGCACGGGGGCGCAGGTCCAGGTGGCAGGAGACATGCTGCCCAACTCGACTGAGAGAGCTATCACCATTGCTGGGATACCGCAGTCCATCATCGAGTGCGTCAAACAGATCTGTGTGGTCATGCTGGAG TCTCCCCCGAAGGGTGTTACCATCCCATACCGACCCAAGCCATCCAGCTCTCCGGTCATCTTTGCAGGCGGTCAG gacaggtacagcagcggcAGTGCAAGCTACCCCCACACCGCCCCATCAATGTGCCTCAActctgacctggagggaccacCTCAAGAG GCCTATACCATTCAAGGACAGTATGCCATTCCACAGCCAGAT cTGACCAAGCTGCACCAGTTGGCAATGCAACAGTCACACTTTCCAATGTCTCATGGCAACACTGGATTCAGTG GCATTGAATCCAGCtctccagaggtgaaaggctaTTGGG GTTTGGATGCATCTGCTCAAACTACTTCTCATGAACTCACCATTCCAAATGAT TTGATTGGCTGCATCATTGGGCGTCAAGGCGCCAAAATCAATGAGATCCGCCAGATGTCTGGGGCGCAGATCAAGATTGCCAATCCAGTGGAAGGATCTACTGACAGGCAGGTTACCATAACTGGATCTGCAGCCAGCATTAGCCTGGCCCAGTATCTAATTAATGTCAG
- the PCBP2 gene encoding poly(rC)-binding protein 2 isoform X4, with the protein MDTGVIEGGLNVTLTIRLLMHGKEVGSIIGKKGESVKKMREESGARINISEGNCPERIITLAGPTNAIFKAFAMIIDKLEEDISSSMTNSTAASRPPVTLRLVVPASQCGSLIGKGGCKIKEIRESTGAQVQVAGDMLPNSTERAITIAGIPQSIIECVKQICVVMLESPPKGVTIPYRPKPSSSPVIFAGGQDRYSSGSASYPHTAPSMCLNSDLEGPPQEAYTIQGQYAIPQPDLTKLHQLAMQQSHFPMSHGNTGFSGLDASAQTTSHELTIPNDLIGCIIGRQGAKINEIRQMSGAQIKIANPVEGSTDRQVTITGSAASISLAQYLINVRLSSETGGMGSS; encoded by the exons ATGGACACCGGTGTTATTGAAGGTGGTTTAAATGTCACACTTACCATTCGACTACTTATGCATGGAAAG GAGGTTGGGAGCATCATTGGGAAG AAAGGAGAATCTGTAAAGAAGATGCGTGAAGAG AGTGGTGCCCGCATTAACATCTCAGAAGGGAACTGCCCAGAACGGATCATCACTCTTGCTGGACCGACCAATGCCATCTTCAAAGCATTTGCTATGATCATTGACAAACTGGAAGAG GACATCAGCAGCTCGATGACCAACAGCACAGCTGCCAGCAGGCCTCCTGTCACCCTGAGACTTGTGGTACCTGCCAGCCAGTGTGGCTCCCTCATTGGAAAAGGAGGCTGCAAGATCAAGGAGATAAGAGAG AGCACGGGGGCGCAGGTCCAGGTGGCAGGAGACATGCTGCCCAACTCGACTGAGAGAGCTATCACCATTGCTGGGATACCGCAGTCCATCATCGAGTGCGTCAAACAGATCTGTGTGGTCATGCTGGAG TCTCCCCCGAAGGGTGTTACCATCCCATACCGACCCAAGCCATCCAGCTCTCCGGTCATCTTTGCAGGCGGTCAG gacaggtacagcagcggcAGTGCAAGCTACCCCCACACCGCCCCATCAATGTGCCTCAActctgacctggagggaccacCTCAAGAG GCCTATACCATTCAAGGACAGTATGCCATTCCACAGCCAGAT cTGACCAAGCTGCACCAGTTGGCAATGCAACAGTCACACTTTCCAATGTCTCATGGCAACACTGGATTCAGTG GTTTGGATGCATCTGCTCAAACTACTTCTCATGAACTCACCATTCCAAATGAT TTGATTGGCTGCATCATTGGGCGTCAAGGCGCCAAAATCAATGAGATCCGCCAGATGTCTGGGGCGCAGATCAAGATTGCCAATCCAGTGGAAGGATCTACTGACAGGCAGGTTACCATAACTGGATCTGCAGCCAGCATTAGCCTGGCCCAGTATCTAATTAATGTCAG